One segment of Bacillus alkalisoli DNA contains the following:
- the pflB gene encoding formate C-acetyltransferase, whose protein sequence is MNFPNFLRKGNWNKEIDVRDFIQLNYVPYKGDESFLAQATSRTQSLWSNVMELTKQERENGGVYDLDTEIVSSITSHGAAYLDKDSETVVGFQTDKPFKRSLQPYGGIRMAATALESYGYEINEEVNDFFTKYRKTHNQGVFDAYTNEMKLARKVGIITGLPDAYGRGRIIGDYRRVALYGVDFLINERKKDLKDAGTRMTEDVIRLREELSEQIRALQELKELASVYGFDLSGPAQNAKEAFQWLYFGYLAAIKEQNGAAMSLGRVSTFLDIYIENDLKEGRLTEEEAQELVDHFVMKLRLVKFARTPEYNDLFSGDPTWVTESIGGIGLDGRPLVTKTSFRFIHTLTNLGPAPEPNLTILWSTMLPENFKKYCAKMSIQSSSIQYENDDLMRVDYGDDYGIACCVSAMKIGKQMQFFGARANLAKALLYAINGGVDEKEKVQVTPLFEKITSEYLDYNEVMEKFDQVLDWLADLYINTLNVIHYMHDKYNYERIEMALHDKDVVRTMATGIAGLSVVADSLSAIKHSKVRVIRDENGVAVDYEMEGEYPQFGNNDDRVDTIAQEIVTSFMKKLKKLDTYRNSTTTMSILTITSNVVYGKKTGNTPDGRKDGEPFAPGANPLHGRDKKGALASLNSVAKLPYQHAMDGISNTFSIVPKALGKEADTRVCNLVAILDGYAEKKGHHLNINVFDRYTLLDAMEHPELYPQLTIRVSGYAVNFIKLTREQQLDVINRTFHASLG, encoded by the coding sequence ATGAACTTTCCAAATTTTTTACGAAAAGGCAATTGGAACAAGGAGATCGATGTGCGAGATTTTATTCAATTAAACTATGTTCCTTATAAAGGAGATGAATCATTTTTAGCACAGGCTACTTCACGTACACAATCGCTTTGGTCTAACGTAATGGAGTTAACGAAACAAGAGCGTGAGAACGGTGGCGTTTATGATTTAGATACAGAAATTGTTTCATCTATTACGTCTCACGGTGCTGCCTATTTAGATAAAGATAGTGAGACAGTTGTTGGTTTTCAAACAGACAAACCATTCAAGCGTTCGCTTCAACCTTATGGTGGCATTCGAATGGCGGCAACTGCTCTTGAATCTTACGGATATGAAATTAACGAGGAAGTAAATGATTTCTTCACGAAGTATCGTAAAACACATAACCAAGGTGTGTTCGATGCCTACACAAATGAAATGAAATTAGCACGAAAAGTTGGTATTATTACTGGTTTACCAGATGCATATGGCCGTGGGCGAATAATTGGGGACTATCGCCGAGTGGCGCTGTATGGCGTAGATTTTCTCATAAATGAAAGAAAAAAAGACTTAAAAGATGCTGGGACTAGAATGACGGAGGACGTGATTCGTCTTCGTGAAGAGTTGTCGGAACAAATTCGTGCCCTTCAAGAGTTAAAAGAATTGGCAAGCGTATACGGCTTTGACTTAAGCGGCCCTGCACAAAATGCAAAAGAAGCGTTTCAATGGTTATATTTCGGCTATTTAGCTGCGATTAAAGAGCAAAATGGAGCGGCGATGAGTCTTGGAAGAGTTTCTACTTTTTTAGATATTTATATCGAAAATGATTTAAAGGAAGGTAGATTGACAGAAGAAGAGGCGCAAGAGTTAGTCGATCATTTTGTTATGAAGCTTCGTCTTGTGAAGTTTGCTAGAACGCCAGAATATAATGATTTATTCAGCGGAGATCCTACTTGGGTGACAGAGTCGATTGGCGGTATTGGTTTGGATGGTAGACCGTTAGTTACTAAGACTTCATTCCGCTTTATTCATACGTTGACGAATTTAGGTCCGGCGCCGGAGCCGAATTTAACGATTCTTTGGAGCACGATGTTACCGGAGAACTTTAAAAAGTATTGTGCGAAAATGTCGATACAATCGAGTTCTATTCAATATGAAAATGATGATTTAATGCGCGTTGATTATGGAGATGACTACGGGATTGCTTGCTGTGTATCGGCGATGAAAATTGGAAAGCAGATGCAGTTTTTCGGTGCTCGTGCGAACTTAGCGAAAGCGCTACTTTACGCGATTAATGGCGGTGTCGATGAGAAGGAAAAAGTGCAAGTTACTCCCCTGTTTGAAAAAATAACGAGCGAGTATTTAGACTACAATGAAGTGATGGAGAAATTTGATCAAGTGTTAGATTGGTTAGCGGATCTTTACATTAACACGTTGAATGTTATTCATTACATGCATGATAAATACAATTATGAGCGTATCGAAATGGCACTTCACGACAAAGATGTTGTTCGCACGATGGCGACTGGAATTGCTGGTTTATCGGTTGTGGCAGATTCGTTAAGTGCGATTAAACATTCTAAAGTAAGGGTAATTCGTGATGAAAATGGGGTTGCGGTAGATTACGAGATGGAGGGCGAGTACCCTCAATTCGGTAACAACGATGATCGAGTAGATACTATTGCGCAAGAAATTGTAACTTCTTTTATGAAAAAATTGAAGAAATTAGATACGTACCGTAATTCTACAACGACGATGTCAATCTTGACGATTACTTCCAACGTTGTTTATGGGAAAAAGACTGGCAACACGCCAGACGGACGTAAAGATGGCGAGCCATTTGCGCCTGGTGCAAATCCGCTGCACGGTCGAGATAAAAAAGGTGCCCTTGCATCGTTAAACTCTGTTGCGAAATTACCGTATCAGCATGCGATGGACGGGATTTCGAATACGTTCTCGATTGTACCGAAAGCGCTTGGTAAAGAAGCGGATACGAGAGTTTGTAACTTAGTGGCTATTTTAGATGGATATGCAGAAAAGAAAGGCCACCATTTAAATATTAATGTGTTCGATCGTTATACGTTGTTAGATGCGATGGAACATCCAGAGCTCTACCCACAATTAACGATTCGTGTTTCTGGTTATGCGGTAAACTTTATTAAATTAACAAGAGAACAACAATTGGATGTTATAAATCGTACGTTCCATGCATCTTTAGGCTAA
- a CDS encoding MFS transporter, translating to MGRIKEWNPENSEFWEREGKRHARRNLWISVPTLMLAFIVWQMWSVVAVRLNDIGFAYTAEQLFTLAAVPGLVGASLRFIYTFAVGKFGGRNWVVFSTGILVIPTIGIGFAVQNPDTPYSVMLILAALCGLGGGNFSSALANISYFYPKKEKGTALGINGGLGNMGVSVVQFVTPLVITIGTFSFLGGKGQVLPDGSEVWLQNAAFVWVLPIIIMTIVAYFGMDNLPTAKQSVAEQFVIVKRKHTWIMTILYVATFGSFIGYAAAFPLLLRTSFPEFVGLAFLGAFLAAAFRPVGGWLSDKFGGARVTTYVLVVMSIGALSVIYFIGLNNFAGFLASFLILFISAGIGSGSTFQMIPVIFSVKEAAPVLGFTAAFAAYGSFFIPKLFGWSMGNTGTPITALYFFIAFYAVSIVLNIYYYHRKNAEVKC from the coding sequence ATGGGACGAATTAAAGAATGGAATCCAGAAAACAGTGAATTTTGGGAAAGAGAAGGGAAGAGGCACGCTCGTCGTAACTTATGGATCAGCGTACCAACATTAATGCTAGCTTTCATCGTATGGCAAATGTGGTCCGTTGTTGCCGTTAGATTAAATGATATCGGCTTTGCATATACAGCAGAACAACTTTTCACATTAGCAGCGGTGCCAGGTTTAGTTGGAGCATCTTTACGATTTATTTATACATTTGCAGTTGGAAAGTTTGGCGGACGTAACTGGGTTGTTTTTTCAACAGGTATATTAGTGATTCCGACAATTGGTATAGGCTTTGCGGTACAAAATCCTGACACACCATATAGTGTCATGTTAATACTAGCGGCTCTTTGTGGTCTTGGTGGAGGAAACTTTTCTTCTGCATTAGCAAACATCAGTTATTTTTATCCGAAAAAAGAAAAAGGAACTGCGTTAGGAATTAACGGTGGGTTAGGGAACATGGGGGTATCTGTTGTTCAGTTCGTAACTCCGTTAGTTATCACAATAGGTACGTTTTCTTTTCTAGGAGGAAAAGGTCAAGTGTTACCTGACGGATCGGAAGTGTGGTTACAAAACGCAGCGTTTGTATGGGTATTGCCAATCATCATTATGACAATAGTGGCGTACTTTGGAATGGATAACTTACCAACAGCGAAGCAATCTGTTGCGGAACAATTCGTTATTGTAAAAAGAAAGCATACGTGGATCATGACGATTTTATATGTAGCGACATTCGGTTCTTTTATCGGATACGCAGCAGCATTTCCATTATTACTAAGAACATCGTTTCCAGAGTTTGTCGGATTAGCCTTCTTAGGAGCCTTTTTAGCAGCAGCGTTCCGTCCGGTCGGTGGATGGTTATCAGATAAATTTGGTGGAGCAAGAGTGACAACTTATGTGTTAGTCGTTATGTCGATAGGGGCACTTTCTGTTATTTACTTTATTGGTCTAAATAATTTTGCAGGTTTCCTTGCTTCTTTCTTAATCTTATTTATCTCAGCAGGAATAGGATCAGGTTCTACCTTCCAAATGATTCCGGTTATTTTCTCCGTAAAAGAAGCGGCACCAGTACTAGGCTTTACAGCCGCGTTTGCAGCATATGGCTCATTCTTTATCCCTAAACTATTCGGTTGGTCCATGGGGAATACAGGTACACCAATTACAGCATTATATTTCTTCATCGCATTCTATGCAGTTTCTATCGTACTAAACATTTACTATTATCATAGAAAAAATGCAGAAGTGAAGTGTTAA